Proteins from a single region of Corvus hawaiiensis isolate bCorHaw1 chromosome 6, bCorHaw1.pri.cur, whole genome shotgun sequence:
- the LOC125328152 gene encoding serpin A3-4-like produces MKKMLFLCLLLVGIHSNSYCYEPYQQGVRNQNQRGQGNRNMPLQSVKNSVCRFACCFYKEISSRENNGNVFFSPLSISTAFAMLTLGARSDTLTQILRVLSFNPREISENDIHEGYHQLMQMVNRRNGGLQLNMGNVLFVLDRLKPQEKFLSNLRTFYEGEAYPMNFKKSDQAQLKINEYVARRTNGKIKDLINNLDPLTEILLISYIYFNAEWEKPFDPKYTKMSKFFVDGNKAVEVPMMFGMGLFKHGYDEQLSSTVVQMDYKGGASAFFILPDRGRMSKLEKRLSCERMLRWRTLVTKSSVNLYLPKFTLYGTYDLKDTLYKMGIMDLFTDKADLSGITGQPQHRISQAIHKAVVKVDETGTEAAAATGMEIVPMSVPVMVRFDRPFLMAITMENTMLFMGKIVNPLKKD; encoded by the exons ATGAAGAAGATGCTTTTCCTGTGTCTTTTACTTGTTGGAATCCATTCCAACAGTTATTGCTATGAGCCCTATCAACAAGGGGTAAGAAACCAGAATCAAAGAGGACAAGGAAACCGAAACATGCCATTGCAGAGTGTAAAGAACAGTGTTTGTCGATTTGCATGTTGTTTCTACAAAGAGATTTCTTCTCGTGAAAACAATGggaatgttttcttctctcctttgaGCATCTCTACTGCCTTTGCAATGCTGACTCTGGGTGCCAGATCAGACACCCTGACACAGATTCTTAGGGTCCTTAGCTTTAACCCTCGTGAGATTTCTGAAAATGACATACATGAAGGTTATCATCAACTCATGCAAATGGTAAACAGAAGGAATGGGGGGTTACAGTTGAATATGGGAAATGTTCTGTTTGTGCTTGATCGACTGAAGCcacaagaaaaatttttaagtaATCTCAGAACCTTCTATGAAGGAGAAGCTTATCCTATGAACTTCAAGAAGTCTGATCAAGCCCAGCTAAAGATCAATGAATATGTAGCAAGAAGAACCAATGGGAAAATCAAGGACCTTATAAATAACCTTGATCCACTTACTGAAATTCTCCTTATTAGCTATATTTATTTTAACG CTGAATGGGAAAAACCTTTTGATCCAAAATACACTAAAATGAGCAAATTTTTTGTGGATGGAAACAAGGCTGTTGAAGTCCCGATGATGTTTGGAATGGGCCTGTTCAAGCACGGCTATGATGAGCAGCTGTCTTCCACTGTGGTGCAAATGGATTACAAAGGAGGTGcttcagcattttttattcTGCCTGATAGAGGAAGAATGAGTAAGCTGGAGAAAAGATTGTCTTGCGAACGTATGTTGAGGTGGAGGACATTAGTCACAAAAAG CTCAGTAAATTTATATCTTCCGAAATTCACGCTTTATGGGACATATGACCTAAAAGATACCTTATATAAAATGGGCATTATGGATCTATTCACTGATAAGGCTGACCTCTCTGGGATcactgggcagccccagcacagaATTTCCCAG GCTATTCATAAGGCTGTGGTAAAGGTGGATGAGACTGgcactgaagcagcagctgcaacaGGCATGGAAATAGTGCCTATGTCCGTTCCAGTTATGGTTAGATTCGACAGGCCCTTCCTAATGGCCATAACTATGGAAAACACTATGCTCTTCATGGGAAAAATTGTGAATCCTCTGAAAAAAGATTAA
- the LOC125328132 gene encoding serine protease inhibitor 2.1-like, with protein sequence MKCLLCLCLLLAVLCAVTHCCPEDICHEVNNTNLRDGRENLLAYSCDKKSSNYADFVFRFYRQATSKEADKNVFFSPMSISTAFAMLAVGAKSTTLSQIFEGLGFDDLTETRIHDVHESFHKVLSVLNCADVNITLNIGNALFTATGYEPQESFLQNTKQFYEADFFPSDFHKPEEAKKQINKYVEEKTKGKIPELVGHLDPNTVLVLVNYIYFKAAWEKSFDPLRTYEDDFFVSTNASVRVNMMQRDGISNSYYDQDLSCVVVELPYQGTARALLILPDDGKMKQVEDALSKETICKWDSKLVTRRLSLQLPKFSISGSYDVKTLFEQMGITEVFSGNADLSGISGNQDLQVSQAIHKALLEVDESGTEAAGATAIILTRVSYTSRTIKVNRPFIILISDKQTGITLFMGKIVDPTKE encoded by the exons ATGAAGTGTCTCCTGTGCCTGTGTTTACTCCTTGCTGTTCTTTGTGCTGTAACCCATTGCTGCCCTGAAGATATTTGCCATGAAGTCAACAATACTAATCTGCGTGATGGAAGAGAAAATTTATTAGCATATAGCTGTGACAAGAAAAGCTCTAACTATGCCGATTTTGTATTTAGATTTTACAGGCAGGCTACATCAAAAGAAGctgataaaaatgttttcttttctcccatgAGCATCTCCACTGCCTTTGCCATGCTGGCTGTTGGTGCTAAGTCAACCACTCTGTCTCAGATTTTTGAAGGACTGGGCTTTGATGACCTGACTGAGACTCGCATACATGATGTACATGAAAGTTTTCACAAAGTTTTGTCAGTACTGAACTGTGCTGATGTTAATATCACATTAAATATAGGGAATGCCCTTTTTACAGCTACTGGGTATGAACCACAGGAATCATTTTTACAAAATACCAAACAATTTTatgaagcagatttttttcctagtgatTTTCATAAACCAGAAGAAGCTAAGAAGCAAATCAATAAATATGTAGAGGAGAAAACCAAGGGTAAAATTCCTGAATTAGTTGGTCATCTTGATCCAAATACTGTACTGGTTCTTGTTaactatatttattttaaag CTGCCTGGGAAAAGTCTTTTGATCCTTTGCGTACATATGAGGATGATTTTTTTGTGAGCACAAATGCATCTGTTAGAGTCAACATGATGCAGCGTGATGGTATCTCAAACAGCTACTATGACCAGGATCTCTCCTGTGTGGTGGTAGAGCTGCCTTACCAGGGCACTGCACGAGCATTGCTTATTCTGCCCGATGATGGAAAGATGAAGCAAGTGGAAGATGCTCTCTCCAAGGAAACTATTTGTAAATGGGATAGCAAACTTGTGACCAG GAGATTAAGTCTGCAATTACCAAAGTTTTCTATTAGTGGGTCTTACGATGTTAAAACCCTGTTTGAGCAAATGGGCATCACTGAAGTGTTCTCAGGTAATGCTGATCTGTCTGGAATTAGTGGCAATCAAGATCTCCAGGTTTCACAA GCAATTCACAAGGCCCTGCTGGAAGTTGATGAGTCTGGAACTGAAGCTGCAGGAGCCACTGCCATAATCCTTACCAGAGTTTCCTATACTTCTCGTACCATCAAAGTCAACAGGCCCTTCATTATTTTGATCTCTGACAAACAAACCGGCATCACACTTTTCATGGGGAAAATTGTTGATCCTACTAAGGAGTAA